The following coding sequences are from one Sander lucioperca isolate FBNREF2018 chromosome 2, SLUC_FBN_1.2, whole genome shotgun sequence window:
- the ndufaf2 gene encoding NADH dehydrogenase [ubiquinone] 1 alpha subcomplex assembly factor 2 isoform X3 has protein sequence MQLTAGRLVRAKRMVVAANPNEYEYIEGSIPMEWDAWIRGRRKEPPSVEELLKNDSYREHIKLKAKEVEEKELALQAKEYEEGLVATPAKTVAKGHAATTSFGKQEISEDPTSTANTFQPGSWMPNPKK, from the exons ATGCAGCTCACTGCAG GAAGGCTCGTCCGTGCCAAGCGGATGGTAGTGGCAGCCAATCCTAACGAATATGAATATATAGAAGGCAGCATACCGATGGAGTGGGACG cttgGATCCGAGGCAGACGGAAGGAGCCCCCCTCCGTCGAG GAGCTGCTGAAGAATGATTCTTACAGGGAGCACATTAAACTGAAGGCCAAGGAAGTGGAGGAGAAAGAACTGGCCCTACAGGCCAAGGAGTATGAGGAAGGTCTGGTGGCGACTCCTGCAAAGACTGTGGCCAAGGGCCATGCAGCCACGACCAGCTTCGGCAAGCAGGAGATCAGTGAAGACCCCACCAGCACTGCAAACACGTTCCAGCCTGGCTCCTGGATGCCCAATCCCAAGAAATAG
- the ndufaf2 gene encoding NADH dehydrogenase [ubiquinone] 1 alpha subcomplex assembly factor 2 isoform X1 — protein sequence MLIGSLHPHKAVHYHAGRLVRAKRMVVAANPNEYEYIEGSIPMEWDAWIRGRRKEPPSVEELLKNDSYREHIKLKAKEVEEKELALQAKEYEEGLVATPAKTVAKGHAATTSFGKQEISEDPTSTANTFQPGSWMPNPKK from the exons ATGCTTATCGGATCACTCCATCCTCATAAAGCTGTCCATTACCATGCAG GAAGGCTCGTCCGTGCCAAGCGGATGGTAGTGGCAGCCAATCCTAACGAATATGAATATATAGAAGGCAGCATACCGATGGAGTGGGACG cttgGATCCGAGGCAGACGGAAGGAGCCCCCCTCCGTCGAG GAGCTGCTGAAGAATGATTCTTACAGGGAGCACATTAAACTGAAGGCCAAGGAAGTGGAGGAGAAAGAACTGGCCCTACAGGCCAAGGAGTATGAGGAAGGTCTGGTGGCGACTCCTGCAAAGACTGTGGCCAAGGGCCATGCAGCCACGACCAGCTTCGGCAAGCAGGAGATCAGTGAAGACCCCACCAGCACTGCAAACACGTTCCAGCCTGGCTCCTGGATGCCCAATCCCAAGAAATAG
- the ndufaf2 gene encoding NADH dehydrogenase [ubiquinone] 1 alpha subcomplex assembly factor 2 isoform X2 produces the protein MSRIAGVLRRTFGIVRDHVGTDTLGNKYYLIPEQKTWTGRLVRAKRMVVAANPNEYEYIEGSIPMEWDAWIRGRRKEPPSVEELLKNDSYREHIKLKAKEVEEKELALQAKEYEEGLVATPAKTVAKGHAATTSFGKQEISEDPTSTANTFQPGSWMPNPKK, from the exons atgagcagaattgCTGGAGTTCTACGGCGTACGTTTGGAATAGTACGCGACCACGTCGGGACAGATACTTTGGGGAATAAATATTACTTAATCCCAGAACAGAAGACATGGACAG GAAGGCTCGTCCGTGCCAAGCGGATGGTAGTGGCAGCCAATCCTAACGAATATGAATATATAGAAGGCAGCATACCGATGGAGTGGGACG cttgGATCCGAGGCAGACGGAAGGAGCCCCCCTCCGTCGAG GAGCTGCTGAAGAATGATTCTTACAGGGAGCACATTAAACTGAAGGCCAAGGAAGTGGAGGAGAAAGAACTGGCCCTACAGGCCAAGGAGTATGAGGAAGGTCTGGTGGCGACTCCTGCAAAGACTGTGGCCAAGGGCCATGCAGCCACGACCAGCTTCGGCAAGCAGGAGATCAGTGAAGACCCCACCAGCACTGCAAACACGTTCCAGCCTGGCTCCTGGATGCCCAATCCCAAGAAATAG
- the smim15 gene encoding small integral membrane protein 15 — MIDVRAWAEYVVEWAAKDPYGFLTTVILALTPLFIASALLSWKLAKMIEARDREQKKKQKRQENIAKAKRTKKD, encoded by the coding sequence ATGATTGACGTTCGGGCATGGGCAGAGTATGTGGTGGAGTGGGCTGCCAAAGACCCCTATggtttcctcaccactgtcataCTGGCTCTCACACCTCTCTTCATTGCCAGTGCACTTCTGTCCTGGAAACTGGCCAAGATGATTGAGGCACGTGACCGGGAACAGaagaaaaagcagaaacgtCAGGAAAACATAGCCAAGGCCAAGAGGACCAAGAAAGACTGA